A stretch of DNA from Gottschalkia acidurici 9a:
CCATGATGTATTTCATATTTTTCTTTTATACCTCTCAATATTGCTATAGAATCTTCTACTGTTGGTTCATCTACCATTACTTTTTGAAATCTTCTTTCTAGAGCTGGATCTTTTTCTATATATTTTCTATATTCATCTAACGTAGTAGCTCCTATGCAGTGAAGTTCTCCTCTAGCCAGCATAGGTTTTAAGATATTTCCTGCATCCATAGCTCCATCTGTTCTTCCTGCTCCTACTATTGTATGAATTTCATCTATAAATAAAATTATTCTTCCTTCTGATTTTTCTATTTCTTTTAATACAGCTTTTAGTCTTTCTTCAAATTCTCCTCTAAACTTTGCACCTGCTATTAAAGAACTCAAGTCTAGTGAAAATATAGTCTTACCTTTTAAGCCTTCTGGAACATCTCCATTTACAATTCTCTGGGCAAGTCCCTCTGCTATAGCAGTCTTTCCTACACCTGGCTCTCCTATAAGAACTGGGTTGTTCTTAGTTCTTCTTGAAAGTATTCTTATAGCGTTTCTTATCTCTCCATCTCTTCCTATGATAGGATCTATCTTTCCACTTTTAGCTTCTTCTACTAGATCTCTTCCATACTTCTCTAATACTTCATAAGTATCTTCTGGATTATCACTAGTAATATTCTGATTTCCTCTAACTTTACTTAATACATCTAAAAATTGTTGTAGAGTTATATTATATTTCTTAAATATATTTTGAGAAGCTGTATTTTTTTCTTTTAATAGTCCTATATATAAGTGCTCTACACTTACATATTCATCTTTAAGTTTCTTTGCTTCATCTTCTGCAGTTAAAAGTATCTTTTGAAGTTGTCTACTTGCATAAGGCATACTAGCTCCACCTGATACTTTTGGTAATTTATTTATTTCATTTTTAACTTCACTCTTAATTAAGTTTAAATCCTTACCCATAAGCCCTATTAATTTAGCTATAAGACCATCAGTTTGCTCTAGTAAAGCTAAATGTAAATGAATTTCTTCTATTTGCTGATTTTCTTGTTTTATAGTTTCCTGATTAGCTAATGTTATTGCTTCTTGTGACTTTTGAGTAAATTTTTCTAAATTCATTTTATCACTCCTTAAGTCTATTTTATTTTTGACCTTTCCTGACCTTAGTGTTATTATAAAACTATTAATTTTAAAAATCAAGTACTTTGTTTTTAATTTGTGTTATATAATGTTTAATTTCTGTTAAATGGTAATTTTCATATTATAGTATATCCAAAGTGTTTTAAGCTATAAGGGTCAAATTAAATTTAATATAATCAATATTAAGCTTTACATTTACATATGAATAGGAGATTACTAACTTTGTATTTCTGTCCTAAATTTTATCTACGTCTTCTACATATATAAAATCTTAAATTAAGTAAGAACATTTAACTCAAATTCATTAATGTACTCCTTAATTTTTCAATCTTTACTTAATATTTTGATTATGTTGAATAGCTAAGATATTCGTAACACGAAGGTCATAGTACCTATCAAAGTCCTTTATATCCCTAATACTATAAACAAAAACAACTAATATTATTATACACACCTCATATACTATTGCAATTTTAGCAATGTATGGTGGATATTTAGACATAAAAAATATGCTAGACCATAGATTGACACTATAACCTAGCATTTGATTTTAAACATTAGTCCAGTTTTTCTTTTAATTTTTCTACTTTAAAAAGTCTACTTCTTTTTCACCTAGAAGGTGCTTTAGTATAGATATTTTTTTATAAAACTCTCTAAATGTATTTTTATTTTTTATCTAAATATATAGTTTTATCAGCTTGAACCCATCTTGCATGATAGTTTAACTCATCTATTAGAAAACCTAAACGTATTTTTGTTTTTCCGAAAGATAAATATGTAGGATAATCACTTTTTATACCATTTAAATAAATTTCATTTGTATCAACCATTAACTTTATTACATCATCTTTTAAATTTATAGTTGTAGATCGTTCAATGTTATTCCATTTTACACTAGCTCCTAAGGCTTCAAAGATATCTCTTGCTAGAATACTTACATTACTGATATTAGTCACATTGAATCCTTGATCATTAATGTTATATGATAAATAAGGAACATCGGGAGTTTCATTATAAGTGTTTAAAGAAACCTTTACTCTATCTATAACAATAGATATATTTTGATCATAAAGATTTGCTACTGTTTGATCTTGTGAAAAATCAAGATAGTAGTTAGATGTTAATTTAACTGCAATTATGTCTACAAAAGCTTTATCATTTTTTATTAGTACTTTTTCATTTGAGCCCAAAGTTTTTCCATTTATAACAAAGTCTTTACTACCTACTTTGAAGTTTATTCTATTTCCATTTAGTAAAACATCAATAGTGCTACTATCATTATTCCATGATACAGTTGCACCTAGGTGTTCATATACAACTTTTAAAGGAACCATGTAAACGTAAGATACTCTATCACCATGATAAATATCAACCTTTTTGGCTTGTTCTCGTGAGAAAAGTTTATTTGTTTTCCATCTATACTTAGTACTAAATCATTGCTTTGAGCAAATGAATTTTGAAATAAACTTAAAATTAAAGCTAAACACATAGATAGCAATATTTTGCTCTTTCTCATTTATTTCTCTCCCTTTTTTTACCTTATACAACTTTTGATATGGTATATATTATCATAACATCACAAATATTCACTTAGCAAAATTAGAATTATATTCTTATATAATTATTAGCCTTATAGCTCCATAAAAATAGATAATAAGCAAGACTACTATTAGAGACGATGCCTGTATAAAATTAAAAATTATCAGTTTTTCATTTTGAGATATTATACCTGACATCACTCCTAATATACCTATTGGAACAGTCATAATAATTTCTCCATAAGACATTTTACCTAATATTATATTAGATATGATATACCATATCCAAACGACTACTCCTAAGAGTAAAGAAGTAGATGAAATATACTTAAATATATTTTGAGCTTTCTTACTCATGTATAGCACCTCCCTCTAGTGTTTAGATTGTAAGCTACCCCTTCCTTTACGCATAAACTGTATAATGGCTTATATCAAGTAAACCCTCATATACTGTTAAAATCTTTCTTCTCTTATTTCATCTGCGATGGTGATTACAATATTCATAGTTTCATCATTAATTTTAAAATTTTGTCTGGTCGTAACATTTACAGCCTTTTTTTTAATTCATTTATAGTTATTCTTAGTATCCCATCAATTCCATTATCTTTTGCTTGTTTTCTTTATCTGTTAATTTCTCTAACAGTATGAAAGCAACTTCCATTGCAGTCGATGGATTCCACGATGTAATTATATTCCTGTCAATTACTATTGGTTGATTTACAACTTCAACTCCGAAATCTTTTAGCTGTTTTTGCCTTATTCCGTCTTTTTTATTATAGGTTGTTCCTTTTCTGCCTTTTAAAACTCCGCTTTTTGCTATAGGCAAAGCAGCAACACATATTGATGCTATGATTTTACCATTTCTATCAAACTCTCTTATGATTTCTAAAAATTCTTCATTATAAGCGTCATCATAGAAGTCATATTCTATAAACCCTCCTGGAATCGCCAGTGCGTCATAATCGTCAATATTTATTTCGTTAAAAGTATAATCTACAATAATTTTTTGATTAAATGTACTGTTTATTTCTTTAGTTCTTCCACATGTAAACAACTGTGTGGATTTGTCACCATCAATGTAATTCCATCCAATTACATCAATGAAAACACTTGCTTCCAATGTTTCAAATCCATTAGCCAATAATAGCAATACTTTTTTCATATTTATCCTCCTCATAGTTCGTAGCTAATATAAAAATATCTAATTTGCAATATCAACTTTAAATCTAATAAAATATAACCAGTTAAATGATGGTTTAAGAAGATTGTCCATTAATTATAAAACTATAATATACTTTTTATTCCTTTTTTCTTTATATGTAGTACTAGTTTAATACAAAGTAACATTAATAGTAATAACCCTATATTAGGAATAACAAAACCATTATTGATTACCATAAAGAATACATTCTTGCTTACACTTATAATCTCTGTTCCTATTGTATTTATTATTATTTTCCTTAACAAATAAAATCTGTTTGGTATTAGATAATATATAAGTAACAATATTATTGATGTAACAAATAAAACTGTGGATGCCAAGGTATAGTTATAAGTATTCCTGATATTTTTAAACAACATGTTCCCTATATATTTAGTCACTATAACTGAACTAAATACTAACAATACAAATGCCAAGATATATGTCAGATCAAAAACATAAGAACTTGTAATCGTATAAAGTAAAGGGTCAGTTGATAAACCTATAATATTTAAAGTAAATATAGTAAATATCAACATTATAATTTTTTCAATTATGAAAAACAGTATATTACATATAATTAAATTTTTTACTTTACCCTTTTCACTGTTTAACTTCTTGTTTATATATATAAATGACGTTAGTGTAACAACTGTAGCCATTCCTATATCAAAAAATATAGATTGAGTCGATATATTCCCTGCCATAGCATATATGCATATGAAAATAAAGTATGATAAAAACATTTCTAATAAACATATTGTTTTTTCTCTAAATGAAAGATTCTCATACTTATTATTTGATGGTAGATTTCTCTTTATATCGTTTCCTATGAAATTGATATTTCCAAAATCTTTTATTGATAATTTAACTGCCTCGTCTTCAGATAAACCTTTACTCAAATATTCATTTTTTAAAAGCATTAAATGATCTTTGATTTCATAGTACAGATCTTCTTTATCCTGATCATTTATACCTCTTTTATCTAAAAGCTTTTTAATGTATATTTCAAGTTCAGTAGACATACTATTCCTCCTTAAAAATATTAATTAAGTTTGTTACCTTATTCCATTGATATATTCTTTCATTTAGTTCTTGCTTTCCTTTATCTGTAATCCTATAATACTTTCGCTTACCTGTTAATTCATCATCTTTCCAGTATGATTCAACTAGTTCTCTTCCTTCCATTCTTTTCAAGGCAGGATACAGGGTTCCTTCCCCTATAGAGTATAATCCTTCGCTTTTTTCCTTAATACACTTCGCTATCTCATATCCATAAGAATCTTGCTTTTCAATTATTGAAAGTATAAATATATCAACACTTCCTTTCATTATTTCTTTATTCATATGAACACCACCTTACATCGTATTACTATGTATATGAATTTTAACATAACCTACATCGTAATACAATGCATGTGGAAATATTTATATCCTTTTATGTAAAAAAACAGGGTAGCATATAGAGTAATTCTACAGTCTCCCCTGTTAAAATAGTTTACATTAGAATTTTTTAATTGAAAATTTTATGTTACCCAGAATATTAATATTGTAATAAGTCATTTATGTCTATTTCAATATATTTTTTATTCTTATCTTTATAAATAAAAGTCCTAAATAAATACTAATACATTTTATAGCATCAAGAAAATATTTTTTAGAAAACCAATCTATTTCTTTGCATTTATCTTAAACTTACCTTTAAAATCTTCTAATATCGCTGATAACTCATATTCATCTTCATCTTCTATCTGTACTTCTTTATTTCCACTTTTATTTACTTCAAAGTCTTCTATAATATTTCCATCAGAATTTTTTATTTGTATTTTTAAAGTCCCTTCTTCGACTGTTACATCATATGTAATTTGAATTATATCTTCTTTTTCACCATTAAAAGATACTACGGAATTCTGACTTATACTAGAAATATAATTTCCGTTTATACTTCCTACAGAAGAGCAACCTGTTATAGTTAAAATCAATATACATAAAATACACGATGTGAATATAATCTTATATTTTTTCATAAACTGGTCTTAGTTATGGATCGCATATAAATATCAATCCTAAACCAAAGCTTCCTCCCCTCGTATTAATTTCACATAACTACAGTGACTATAATATCAAGAATAGCTGGTAAAATCCAACTTAGTTAGACCCATTATACCATATATGTACCAGTTATTGGATACAAATTGAACAAATGATACAATTTAAAGCTATAATATATATATTAGATTGTTGAATAACTATTCTTACCATCAGTAAAGATACAGATTTACACAGTTTTAATATAAAAACTTTAAAGAATTATAGTGTATAAAATATTGTTATTTACTCGTTTCGTTATTTCCAAGTCTAGCTATTCAACAATTTGTTTTATAAAAAAAACAGAGTAAACTATAATATCAGCTATAATCTACTCTCTAATTACTTCTATATACATATATATTGTACAATTCTCTCTATAACTAAATACCTATTTTTTAATATTGACTTCATTCTATAGTTATCTTTATTTCTGATACTAAATATCTACTTATACTCATCAAACCTTCTAACCATTTTTTCTAAGTCTCTTTCAGATCTCTTTAACAGCTTAATGAATAGTTTTATAAGTTATATTACGAAACCACCATTTGGACTTATAACCTGACCAGTTATAAAATCTGAATTATCTGATGCTAGAAACAGAGCACAATTAGCAATATCATAACAACTACCTAGTCTCATTAAAGGTGTATTCTCTTTAAGGGTCTTTAGTTCATTCTCACTATATGGGGAAAGCATATCTGTTTCAATAATACCAGGAGCAATACAATTCACTTGTATATTAGACGGTCCAAGTTCTTTTGCTAAAGCTTTTGTAAGTCCAACTATTCCTGCTTTAGATACAGAGTAATGAACCTCACAAGACGCCCCCACTAACCCCCATATAGAAGATATATTTATAATTTTACCTTTTTTCTCGGAGATCATGTATCTTAAAGCTTCTTGCGTACAATAAAAAACACTTTTTAAATTAACATTTATCATCTCATCCCAATCATTATCTGTTATGTCTGTAAAGAGCTTGTCCTGACAGATTCCTGCATTATTTATAAGAATATCAATACTTCCAAATTGTTTAAGACAAAATTTTATCATATCATTTACTTCACTTCTTTTAGATACATCGGCCTTAAAAGTTTCTATTGATAATCCTTTATTTTTTAATATGCTGCATAATTCTATTGCATCTTTTTCTGACCTATTAAAGTTCATCAGTACATTATATCCCTTATTGGCAAATATCTCTGTCATTGCCTTTCCTATTCCTCTTGAGGCTCCTGTAATTAAGACTGTTTTGACGTTTTTCATATTTTTCCTCCTGTATTGTTGCAAGATTACTTTTTACTTTTATACTGATTGTGATAGATATATTGTCTCAAATAATTTGATTAAATACAAAACTATTTATTCTAAATTGTCACTATTTATATGTTAACCTATAAAGTATCTTTCTAAGTTAAATATATTTTACTAACATTACTCTGTTAATAGAGATATATTTAATCTTATAATTTCATAGTTTAGTTTTTGTACCTCTTATTGAAATTTTATAACCTAAATTAATAATAAAATTATGAAGTATATTCGTTCTTGATACTTTTAATCTTTTTATGATTGACTTGATAGAGTAAAACTCTTTTCTAAACCACATGTATCCTTGAAATAATTCTTGCGCTGTCATATTCTTAGGATAAAATGCTACCCTCGTTTTTCCATTATAATATGACCAATCATCTGTTATTAGTCTTCCTTCCTCCTTAAATTGTTTATATAATGGAGTTTTAGGTAAAGGCGTCAGGATACTTACAGTAACCCCATCAATACCCAAATCATTGCATATATTAAGAGTTCTCTTAAATACATCTTTTTTATCTGTATCAAATCCAAATATTATACCTGCTTGTACACATATCCCATATTTGTGTATAAGTTGTATTATACTTTTATATTTATCCACATTATTTATCCCTTTATTAACACTTGTTAATGTTTCTTCTGAAAAAGATTCCAGACCAACAAAAAAATATGTACACCCTGCTTCCTTAGCTATCTTTAATAACTCCTCATCATTACATCTTTCTAATGTTACTTGTGCAGCCCATCTTTTTTTCAACTTTTTCAATTCATTCATTAAAAATTTTGCATATTCTATATCTCCAAGAAAGTTATCATCCTAGAATACAAAATATTTGCTTTTAATACTCTTTATATCTTCTATAACTTCTTTTATTGGTCGTGTTCTAAATGAATCCTCATATATCTGTTTTAGGTTACAATAACTGCAATGATATGGACACCCTCTTGTTGCAAAAACTGACCCTTTAGTAAAATACCTTTTCTTTATTAAGTCTCTTCTTGGAATAGGTAAATGTTTTAGTGTTGGGGCTTTCAAGCATCTGTAAACTTCTTTAGCATTCCCTAAGTAAAAGTCCTCCAAGAATTGAGGCCAAGTATCTTCAGCCTCACCTATGATTAGAAAATCACAATATTCTTTTGCTTCTTCTGGGACTAAAGTTGTATGTGGTCCTCCAAATGCAACTTTACTACCGCTTTTTTTAAAGACACTTGCTATTTCATAACAATGAAAAGCATTAGCTGTATTTACAGTAACCACAACTAAATCAAATTTTAGGTGAAAGGGTATTTTCTGATTATATTCGTCTATGAGATAAACATTATACTTCGATTCATCTACATAAGCAGCTAAATAAGGCATTGTAATCTGTATAAAATTATTTACTTGTAGTCTTCTAAATTTATTAATTTCTTCATTTTCAGGTGTTATCATTAAGATACTTTTTTTAATCAATTTCTGACCTCCATATCTAGTCAAAATATTTTAGTTAATTGTAAGATAAGTATATGTTTATAGTCTTAAATCTTACTTAATTACTTAATTCAATTATGTTTTTGAAGATCACTATCAAATTATTATGTTGCAAAATAAAAAAGACTAGTATTGATAATCTGTTCCTGTTGTCAATATTAGTCTTC
This window harbors:
- a CDS encoding copper amine oxidase N-terminal domain-containing protein; the protein is MVPLKVVYEHLGATVSWNNDSSTIDVLLNGNRINFKVGSKDFVINGKTLGSNEKVLIKNDKAFVDIIAVKLTSNYYLDFSQDQTVANLYDQNISIVIDRVKVSLNTYNETPDVPYLSYNINDQGFNVTNISNVSILARDIFEALGASVKWNNIERSTTINLKDDVIKLMVDTNEIYLNGIKSDYPTYLSFGKTKIRLGFLIDELNYHARWVQADKTIYLDKK
- a CDS encoding DJ-1/PfpI family protein codes for the protein MKKVLLLLANGFETLEASVFIDVIGWNYIDGDKSTQLFTCGRTKEINSTFNQKIIVDYTFNEINIDDYDALAIPGGFIEYDFYDDAYNEEFLEIIREFDRNGKIIASICVAALPIAKSGVLKGRKGTTYNKKDGIRQKQLKDFGVEVVNQPIVIDRNIITSWNPSTAMEVAFILLEKLTDKENKQKIMELMGY
- a CDS encoding permease prefix domain 1-containing protein — translated: MSTELEIYIKKLLDKRGINDQDKEDLYYEIKDHLMLLKNEYLSKGLSEDEAVKLSIKDFGNINFIGNDIKRNLPSNNKYENLSFREKTICLLEMFLSYFIFICIYAMAGNISTQSIFFDIGMATVVTLTSFIYINKKLNSEKGKVKNLIICNILFFIIEKIIMLIFTIFTLNIIGLSTDPLLYTITSSYVFDLTYILAFVLLVFSSVIVTKYIGNMLFKNIRNTYNYTLASTVLFVTSIILLLIYYLIPNRFYLLRKIIINTIGTEIISVSKNVFFMVINNGFVIPNIGLLLLMLLCIKLVLHIKKKGIKSIL
- a CDS encoding PadR family transcriptional regulator, giving the protein MNKEIMKGSVDIFILSIIEKQDSYGYEIAKCIKEKSEGLYSIGEGTLYPALKRMEGRELVESYWKDDELTGKRKYYRITDKGKQELNERIYQWNKVTNLINIFKEE
- the ymfI gene encoding elongation factor P 5-aminopentanone reductase — its product is MKNVKTVLITGASRGIGKAMTEIFANKGYNVLMNFNRSEKDAIELCSILKNKGLSIETFKADVSKRSEVNDMIKFCLKQFGSIDILINNAGICQDKLFTDITDNDWDEMINVNLKSVFYCTQEALRYMISEKKGKIINISSIWGLVGASCEVHYSVSKAGIVGLTKALAKELGPSNIQVNCIAPGIIETDMLSPYSENELKTLKENTPLMRLGSCYDIANCALFLASDNSDFITGQVISPNGGFVI
- a CDS encoding B12-binding domain-containing radical SAM protein, with the protein product MNELKKLKKRWAAQVTLERCNDEELLKIAKEAGCTYFFVGLESFSEETLTSVNKGINNVDKYKSIIQLIHKYGICVQAGIIFGFDTDKKDVFKRTLNICNDLGIDGVTVSILTPLPKTPLYKQFKEEGRLITDDWSYYNGKTRVAFYPKNMTAQELFQGYMWFRKEFYSIKSIIKRLKVSRTNILHNFIINLGYKISIRGTKTKL
- a CDS encoding B12-binding domain-containing radical SAM protein — encoded protein: MIKKSILMITPENEEINKFRRLQVNNFIQITMPYLAAYVDESKYNVYLIDEYNQKIPFHLKFDLVVVTVNTANAFHCYEIASVFKKSGSKVAFGGPHTTLVPEEAKEYCDFLIIGEAEDTWPQFLEDFYLGNAKEVYRCLKAPTLKHLPIPRRDLIKKRYFTKGSVFATRGCPYHCSYCNLKQIYEDSFRTRPIKEVIEDIKSIKSKYFVF